The Neospora caninum Liverpool complete genome, chromosome X genome includes a region encoding these proteins:
- a CDS encoding putative neurofilament triplet M protein → MASLSQRRFQPGKALPGTRLVGTGSRDESGLRAAGKSGDFLPSFSTPDRRFPESAHDASRPSSKAQLPSSEFRAQSLLGSRFHLRPSVSSRSALAPVEARQKQTQLQRTTSSASLSQVSSASFFPVPSQPETAAGDRCAAPQRGRQRAFSTGQDAETEYGGNLNKREDEERRSETRKVSLAQPQSRCPLSGEEKRRSVAGERKQTGDTCVSLDEEDGPADFPAFPSPWADGGDDEKRGGPSATDTTVKGARRERKTSSGACNLPLPPSVWAIESARDAYRKELRIRAHAARQRVENEDASRQFVRNPPSRPPSAGLYGCLQEGRVYGCPFRAFAHAASRRDDASDTSDSEDEVSTPGEEAIEGRRHIIALQRPDGAAVSAQPVSGGRRQACEESPRMRSETRSAFREAKASRPGDVCGPEKPATNKEATSKKEDANLKPRYTTLFPASHLSSRPRRGKQPAPRDAPLSPRPVSLEPLFPHRHQAFLKPLIDPRARWSAKSCAVAVSEQTADARPLLLETQTAFSSPFRPAVRDVSPKFGPETGARGSEPKREKATLSRGARYFSPQRERGLFAVSGAFSSPGGSPNRLAPSSPGRHDRRSTTAAARLASPQALPVSACQAVPLRGALGSSASPPPLGLASFSAVRLSAANREAQREERERSRSPSLATSIFGGLAFASRGVSEAQIGSWRDEERKRIDCLKEFRLEEEAEKLRAKHARLSQEALKAAQLKSLAHKERTRAENFTLLYQTEQKKAAVLHDRVRAMAEELQAARSDLITARQALNEERKAARRRHEKEAEPSPDKPDKQSESAKGPATATTRLVPRRTSSPDRVFTDRRIERNALHYAKRSSSPPPAHEDDGSPRHAHEACARRVSTASSQRGRSSRSLRPSQDTDSDVGEQETARRTYRANDGATQDFAFDGSSPAATFALRPASASLLGLHRSESPPNDSRRTSAAPSPPSTLTRRVVQLRPPRLPTGVSPARLGAPQRGCREAYPRNEESLGVNSSARFSADSMSVSPLGSTSSPADGPSVERRASVSPRSLYFAKTGEDSSSPFWASSLVESPRSRPSLELSRGRFGREVPEEGGGRPRERGEFRSEDREAEAQLRRDWDEAKSQGLSSEQFEDLLHALTGVGELLKPLAHAAGKHQPVGALHLDVPAILERLRAAAHVHPELRRLYQDLVRLYASPSRGPVEEDPVPLAPLGREDRSADEPQRRTASFLAPLGERDRDAERERRSRKAEKRETEDVRWLKQGNETHLARRLRKSYEELWLQPYLREDLAADEEERRRRERRRQRRRKEREKRGHGLKIGVAFSEEPKKAKGRSHNDDACSGLFADLPAKRKSRKTWKTAPVISDSEVLVFGAPPLLLPTEKRGKRRNSSEESDSGLGDAAESHRRRSEEGSTKKTDSATKTVRPAQADSAPKPAAEASPQLSTVAVGKSAPQAEQKKPEAPKSNSSFQPPKEEASPKKQASPKKEEASPKKEASPTKEDASPKKEASPKKEEACPRKKEVASSVAKRGPSEDGKKSEVSPSGPEAKNAGAGEKKEEGKAKEGGKSPPGTAGATGAAAEKSPSQAPVSGKQAVRAKEEGEPAPKKVDAEGKNEGTAKAPPKKTESDGKASPAKKEEGNQEPSKAHTTSKQSASAGPETAKASGDAQKQAAPTMHIACLEGLIPLDGKQQADRKFVIVIHNEEAQALELMKAKKGIITEEHPTRLEPDPKSLQLANIEEQLTLENLDLAKPVVVTAIELTAEGPTVFAASKPVAIDKLREESTLQLDTVDKESQKPVKAGAMRFSMGTEKGGSKASGNGAVAKKENGKSPEGGKGGPLQKASEANEKKANPPGSTPASKTGSETKDSGDLPADKKQGSAGSETKNGNGRKTLAEGRKEGEAHKAGPPPAGKGKGGPKQAARAAKTATAPAAKQVTGGVKKASPGVPQRRKLMPRQPPPPVAKVSTAPKN, encoded by the exons ATGGCCAGTCTCAGCCAGCGCCGGTTCCAGCCGGGGAAGGCTTTGCCCGGAACGC GCTTGGTCGGCACAGGTTCTCGCGACGAGTCTGGGCTCCGTGCGGCCGGTAAATCTGGCGATTTCCTCCCATCGTTTTCGACTCCAGATCGGCGGTTCCCGGAGAGCGCGCACGACGCGTCTCGACCGAGTTCCAAGGCGcagcttccttcttctgagTTTCGTGCACAGTCGCTGCTTGGCTCACGGTTTCATCTTCggccttccgtttcctctcgaagCGCCTTGGCGCCTGTagaggcgagacaaaaacagacgcAGCTGCAACGCACgacttcttccgcttccctctcccaGGTTTCGtccgcgtcttttttccccgtcccctctcagccggagacagccgctggCGACAGATGTGCAGCCCCTCAGcgtgggagacagagggccTTCTCGACCGGTCAAGACGCGGAGACCGAATACGGCGGGAATTTGAacaagagggaagacgaagagcgaagaagcgaaactCGAAAGGTTTCCCTCGCGCAGCCACAGTCTcggtgtcctctctctggggaggagaaaaggcggagcgtcgcgggggaaagaaagcagaccGGAGACACATGCGTTTCCCTGGATGAGGAAGATGGACCTGCCGACTTtccggcgtttccctctccctgggcagacggaggcgacgacgagaagcGCGGAGGCCCTTCCGCCACGGACACCACCGTGAAGGGagcacggcgagaaagaaagacatcGAGCGGTGCATGCAAtctgcctctgcctccgaGTGTATGGGCGATCGAGTCCGCTCGCGACGCGTACCGGAAAGAGCTGCGCAtccgggcgcatgcagcgaggcAGCGTGTGGAAAACGAGGATGCGTCACGGCAGTTTGTGCGCAATCCTCCGTCTCGTCCTCCGTCTGCAGGCCTCTACGGCTGTCTCCAGGAAGGCCGCGTCTACGGATGCCctttccgcgccttcgcgcatGCTGCGTCGCGGCGGGACGACGCGAGCGACACGAGTGACTCCGAAGACGAGGTGAGCACtccgggagaagaggcgatcgaaggaagacggcaCATCATCGCTCTTCAGAGGCCTGacggcgccgctgtctccgcccagCCAGTCTCTGGCGGGCGAAGGCAAGCCTGCGAAGAGTCGCCCAGGATGCGATCAGAGACAAGAAGCGCGtttcgagaggcgaaggcgtcgcGCCCAGGTGATGTCTGTGGCCCAGAGAAACCAGCGACGAACAAAGAAGCCACttcgaagaaggaagacgcgaatcTCAAGCCGCGCTACACCACGCTCTTCCCAGCTTCTCATTTGAGTAGCAGACCTCGTCGAGGGAAGCAACCAG CCCcccgcgacgcgcctctctctcctcgtccagTGTCCCTGgagcctctcttccctcacCGGCACCAGGCGTTCCTGAAGCCGCTCATCGATCCGCGAGCGCGCTGGTCGGCAAAAAGTtgcgctgtcgccgtctcggAACAGACTGCTGACGCACGGCCTTTGCTGCTGGAGACGCAAactgcgttttcctcgccgtttcgTCCCGCAGTCAGAGACGTCAGCCCCAAGTTCGGGCCGGAGACCGgggcgcgaggaagcgagcccaaacgcgaaaaggcaactctctctcgcggcgcgaGGTATTTCTCGCCGCAACGGGAAAGGGGACTCTTTGCGGTCTCCGgcgcgttctcctctccgggCGGATCGCCGAACAGGCTCGCCCCGAGCAGCCCAGGAAGGCATGATCGCCGTTCCACGACTGCAGCTGCGAGGTTGGCCTCCCCGCAggctcttcccgtctcggcCTGCCAGGCCGTTCCTCTGCGTGGGGCCTTGGGATCATCCGCCTCCCCGCCGCCGCTGGGTTTGGCGTCGTTCTCTGCAGTCCGACTCTCGGCCGCAAACCGAGAagcgcagcgagaagagagagaaagatcgAGGTCGCCCAGCCTCGCGACCTCGATTTTCGGCGGGCTGGCATTCGCGAGTCGGGGCGTGAGCGAGGCGCAGATcggcagctggagagacgaagaacg GAAAAGGATCGACTGCCTAAAAGAATTCcgactggaagaagaggccgagaaacTCCGAGCGAAACACGCCCGCCTGTCACAGGAGGCTCTGAAGGCCGCTCAACTGAAGAGCCTCG CTCACAAAGAGCGAACTCGCGCAGAAAATTTCACTCTCTTGTATCAAAccgagcagaagaaggctgCTGTGCTTCATGACCGCGTACGGGCAATGGCGGAAG AGCTCCAAGCTGCCCGGTCAGATCTGATAACGGCTCGACAGGCTctgaacgaggagaggaaggccgcaCGCAGACGccacgagaaagaggccgAGCCGTCCCCCGACAAGCCTGACAAGCAAAGCGAGAGCGCCAAGGGCCCGGCGACAGCCACCACTCGACTGGTGCCCCGCAGAACCTCTTCCCCGGACCGTGTGTTCACTGACCGCAGAATCGAACGCAACGCGCTGCATTACGCGAAGCGGAGCTCGAGTCCACCGCCTGCGCACGAAGATGACGGCAGCCCAAGGCATGCCCACGAGGCGTGTGCTCGGCGGGTCTCGACGGCGAGTTCGCAGCGAGGCCGcagctctcgctctcttcgcccttcgcaagacacagacagcgaCGTAGGTGAACAAGAGACGGCAAGAAGGACGTACCGAGCAAACGACGGCGCCACTCAG GACTTCGCATTCGATGGCAGCAGCCCGGCAGCAACTTTCGCGCTTCGGCCagcctcggcttctctccttggACTCCATCGCAGCGAGTCGCCTCCTAACGATTCGCGCCGCACGTCCGCGGccccgtctccgccctcgacTTTGACGAGGCGCGTCGTCCAGCTACGCCCGCCCCGGTTGCCCaccggtgtctctcccgcccgcCTGGGAGCTCCACAGCGAGGCTGTCGAGAAGCTTACcccagaaacgaagagagccTTGGCGTGAACTCGAGCGCTCGCTTTTCTGCCGACTCGAtgagtgtctctccgctggGCTCGACCTCGTCGCCCGCTGATGGCCCGTCTGTGGAGCGGCGTGCGAGTGTCTCCCCGAGGTCCCTGTACTTTGCCAAGACGGGAGAAGATTCCAGTTCGCCTTTCTGGGCAAGTTCGCTGGTCGAATCCCCGCGTTCTCGGCCCTCTTTGGAGCTTTCCAGAGGCCGGTTTGGGCGCGAGGTgcccgaggaaggcggcggccgCCCGAGGGAGCGTGGCGAGTTTCGCtcggaagacagagaggcggaggcgcagtTGCGGCGCGACTGGGACGAGGCAAAGTCCCAAGGCCTTTCTTCCGAGCAGTTCGAAGACCTCCTTCACGCGTTGACGGGAGTTGGCGAGCTACTGAAGcctctcgcgcatgcagcggggaAGCACCAGCCTGTGGGGGCGCTTCACTTGGACGTGCCGGCGATCCTCGAGAGGCTCCGAGCAGCTGCGCACGTCCATCCGGAACTCAGGCGCCTGTACCAGGATCTCGTCCGACTGtatgcgtcgccttcgcggggCCCTGTCGAGGAAGATCCCGTTCCACTGGCGCCGCTAGGGAGAGAAGATCGGTCGGCAGACGAGCCTCAGCGGCGCACGGCCTCGTTCCTTGCGCCCCTGGGCGAGCGCGATCGCGACGCGGAGCGCGAGCGCAGGTCTCggaaagccgagaagagagagacagaagacgtgCGGTGGTTGAagcagggaaacgaaaccCATTTGGCGCGGCGTCTGCGAAAGAGCTACGAAGAACTGTGGCTCCAGCCGTACCTGCGAGAAGACCTcgcagcagacgaagaagaacgacgaagacgcgagcgccgccgccagcgccgaaggaaggagagagaaaagaggggtCACGGCCTCAAGATCggtgtcgcgttttctgaGGAGCccaaaaaggcgaaaggaagaagccaCAACGATGACGCCTGTTCTGGTCTCTTTGCGGATTTGCCTGCCAAGCGAAAATCcaggaaaacgtggaaaacTGCCCCAGTCATCAGCGACTCCGAAGTCCTCGTTTTTGGG gcgcctcctctccttcttcctaCGGAGAAACGTGGGAAACGGCGCAACTCATCCGAGGAGTCCGACTCAG GCCTCGGCGATGCTGCCGAAAGTCATCGAAGACGGTCAGAAGAAGGGAGTACAAAAAAGACGGATAGCGCCACGAAAACTGTCCGGCCGGCACAAGCTGACAGCGCGCCGAAGCCGGCGGCCGAGGCCTCGCCACAGCTCTCCACCGTCGCTGTGGGGAAGAGTGCGCCGCAGGCTGAACAAAAGAAACCAGAGGCGCCTAAATCAAATTCCAGCTTCCAACCCccaaaggaagaagcgtctCCAAAGAAACAGGCATCGccaaaaaaagaagaagcgtctCCAAAGAAAGAGGCATCGCCAACGAAAGAAGATGCGTCTCCAAAGAAAGAAGCATCGccaaagaaagaagaagcttgtccacggaagaaagaggttGCGTCCTCCGTGGCGAAGCGAGGTCCTTCCGAAGATGGAAAGAAGAGTGAGGTGTCTCCATCTGGTCCGGAAGCGAAGAATGcgggcgcgggagagaagaaagaagaagggaaggcgaaagaaggcggcaAGTCACCGCCGGGGACAGCCGGCGCCACGGGCGCCGCGGCAGAAAAGAGTCCTTCCCAAGCACCTGTTTCGGGCAAACAGGCAGTTCGCgccaaggaagaaggcgagccTGCGCCGAAGAAAGTGgacgcagaaggaaagaacgaAGGGACGGCAAAAGCGCCaccgaagaaaacggaatCCGACGGCAAGGCCTCTcccgcgaagaaggaagaggggaaccAGGAACCCAGCAAAGCACACACCACGTCCAAGCAAAGCGCTTCGGCGGGACCTGAGACGGCGAAG GCTTCCG GTGACGCTCAGAAGCAGGCGGCTCCAACGATGCACATCGCGTGTCTCGA GGGGTTGATTCCCCTCGACGGAAAACAGCAGGCAGACCGCAAATTCGTCATCGTCATCCACAATGAGGAAGCACAAGCTCTGGAGTTG ATGAAAGCCAAGAAAGGCATCATCACGGAGGAGCATCCCACGCGACTGGAGCCCGACCCCAAGTCCCTCCAGCTCGCCAACATAGAGGAACAG cTAACCCTCGAAAACCTCGATCTCGCGAAGCCAGTTGTCGTGACGGCGATCGAGCTGACTGCAGAAGGCCCCACAGTCTTTGCAGCGAGCAAACCAGTAGCCATCGATAAA CTGCGCGAGGAGTCAACACTTCAACTAGACACTGTGGATAAGGAGTCGCAGAAGCCTGTCAAAG CCGGAGCCATGCGCTTCAGTATGGGAACGGAGAAGGGCGGCTCGAAAGC ATCTGGGAACGGTGCTGtagcgaagaaagagaatg GCAAGAGCCCCGAAGGGGGGAAAGGTGGTCCACTGCAGAAGGCTTCTGaagcgaacgagaaaaaggcaaaccCTCCGGGTTCGACTCCTGCCTCCAAGACTGGTTCCGAGACGAAGGACAGCGGCGATCTTCCGGCAGATAAGAAGCAGGGGAGCGCTGGGTCTGAAACGAAAAATGGGAACGGAAGGAAGACACTggcagaaggaaggaaggaaggggaggCACATAAAGCCGGTCCCCCACCTgcagggaagggaaaaggtgGACCAAAGCAAGCAGCACGAGCGGCAAAAACAGCGACAGCACCAGCGGCAAAGCAAGTGACCGGAGGCGTGAAGAAAGCCTCTCCTGGCGTACCGCAACGCAGAAAGCTCATGCCTAGGCAACCCCCTCCACCAG